The genomic interval AAGAGCTGGAGATCCCCATTTTCGGTGACGATATGCACTGCTCATCCGTCGTCATACTGGGATCTCTTATCAACGCTCTCAAGGTCGTAGACAAGGAGATCTCATCGGTAAAAATCGTCATAGTGGGAGCCGGGACCTCGGCGGTAGCCACGGCGGAACTGATGCTCTACGCCGGAGCGACAAACGTAGTGATGCTCAACAGAAGAGGTATCATCCACGAAGATATGGACGACTTGAACGGAGTTCAGAGGTTTATACTGGACAGACTTAATCCCGAGGGGATCAGAGGAGGAATAAAGGAGGCCGCAAAGGACGCGGATATCCTGATAGGCCTTACAGGCAAGGTAGGAGCCTTCGGAATAGACGATGTAGCCTCGATGGCTCCACGAAGCATCGTTTTTCCCCTTTCCAGGCCGGAACCCGAGATGGACCCGGAAGAAGCCAAGGCGGCAGGTGCGGAGGTAGTCGGCTGCGGCCTGATAGAAGGCCCCAACACCATGCCCAACCTGAAGGTATTCCCAGGAATAACCAGAGGCCTTCTGGACGTCAGAGCCACGGGATTGAACTTCAACGTCCAGATGGAGGCGGCAAAGGAATATGCGGCGAACGTAGATCCCCGACGGATTAGGGCAGATCACATTACTCCTTTTATATTTTCCGACGAACTCACCCCGAGAATAGCAGAGGCGGTGGCTCAGTCATGCATAAGAGAGGGGCTGGCTCGAATCTCCCCCGCTCCTCAGGAGGTTTTCGAGAACACATGGAAGAGGCTGTACGGAGGATACATAGCCAGATTCTAAAACTCAAAAAACTGAGCGCCGATTCGGGTTATACCCGGTCGGCGTTCGTTTTTGCTCTCAATTCACCACCATAACC from Dethiosulfovibrio russensis carries:
- a CDS encoding NAD(P)-dependent malic enzyme, producing MTVDRNEALELHRKAKGKIKLSPNVSVRNKRDISLAYIQGGAVASAEILREKELVYDYTGKSNRLAIVSNGTSVLGLGDYGPEAALPMIEGKSLLYKHFGDVDAIPLCIKSNDMDEIMSFCRLLEPSFGAINIEDVKSPIDFDLVKRLRKELEIPIFGDDMHCSSVVILGSLINALKVVDKEISSVKIVIVGAGTSAVATAELMLYAGATNVVMLNRRGIIHEDMDDLNGVQRFILDRLNPEGIRGGIKEAAKDADILIGLTGKVGAFGIDDVASMAPRSIVFPLSRPEPEMDPEEAKAAGAEVVGCGLIEGPNTMPNLKVFPGITRGLLDVRATGLNFNVQMEAAKEYAANVDPRRIRADHITPFIFSDELTPRIAEAVAQSCIREGLARISPAPQEVFENTWKRLYGGYIARF